The nucleotide sequence AGACTCCATCTCCATCACTATCTTTTTTAGACTTCACATCGTCATCATATTTTAAGTGAGAGCCAATACTAGCCTTTACAAAGTCGTTTACAGTAAGGTTGATGTTTAATTGCCAGTCTACATCTACATTTCCAAATTTATTCAGGTAGTCTGAATATAAACTTAATTGATTTTCGACATTAATATTCTCAAACACCTCTTTAGTAAATCCACTTGTAAACAGAAAACCAAATTCTGTACGCACATTTTCCCCTTCTTCGATGATGTTACCTTCCTCATCTCTAATTGCCGGTCTTACCCCAAACATTCCTTCATTAGAAAGCCTTTGATCTAATACAAATGTAGATTTTTGAGTTACAGGAGAAATATACAGCGTAAGATCTTCTTTTGGATCTGTATATTCAGAACCAATCCCTAGAAACATATACCCCGGAGCCATAAATTTAGAAATAGGTTTTTCTGTATCTGGATATTGATATCCGTTGGAGAATTGAGTATTAAAATTGAATTTAGCAGAATAACGCCAGTTAGAGGTAGAATCTCGACGATAACCAAATGTAGAATTCACAATTAACTGATCGTCTGTTTTTCTAGTTTCTCGACCTTCTTGGGCATTTATCCCATAACGTAATGCAATATTAGATTTCCAAAGGGTATACTGCTTTTTATATTTACGTTCAAAATTACCATGAAACAAAGCTGAAATAGAATTGTTACCCCCAGCATTCCAATTCACAAATGCTACTTCGTTTAAGTTCACTCCCACCGCATTTTTTTGACTCCAAAGCAACACCACATCCTGATCTATAATTGCGGTGGTATCTACAGTAGTGGTGTCTACAGAAACTGTATCTAGCTTTAGTTTGGGGAATTTTCTTGCAAAAGCAGAATTTATAGAAATAAAAAAAGTTAAAAGCAATATCAAACCAAGGGTAGGGAGTCTTAAAGGCATCAATTTTTTAAAAGTTTTAGTCATAGATCTAAATGGTGAGTTATGGCAGCGATTATACTCTCAACGTCAATTTTTACAATTTCTTGTAATTCATCTAAACTTCCTTGCTCCACAAACTCATCTGGCACGCCCAATCTGGTAATCTTACCCTTGTAATTAAAGCGGGAAGCTAGCTCCAATACTGCAGAACCAAAGCCTCCTGCCAACACTCCATCTTCTACGGTTACAATATGTTCAAAATTATTAAAAATCTCCAAAAACAGATCTTCATCCAGAGGTTTTATGAATCTCGCATCATAATGAGCTACCCTATTCGCATCAGAAATTGCCTCTATAGCAATTCTTACATTTTCTTTTACGCTCCCTATGCTTACCACAGCCACATCACTCCCTGTTCTAATTCTAACACCTTTACCAAATGGGATCTTTACAAAATCTCTTTTCCAGTTCACATAATTCCCTCTACCTCTTGGGTATCTTATAACCAAAGGGCCCTCTAAGCCTAATTGAGCAGTATATAAAAGATTGCGCAATTCCAGTTCGTCTGATGGGGCTGCGATCACTAGATCTGGAATACATCTTAAAAAAGCGATATCAAAAACACCATGATGCGTAGCTCCGTCTTCCCCTACCAAACCAGCTCTATCCAAACAAAAGATCACCGGTAGATTTTGTAAAGCTACATCATGAATTACCTGATCATAAGCTCTTTGAAGGAATGTTGAATAGATATTGCAAAAAACCACGAACCCTTGAGTAGCCATTCCAGCAGCCAATGTTACAGCATGCTGTTCTGCAATTCCAACATCAAAAGCTCTATCTGGAAAAGCATCCATCATATATTTTAGAGAACTTCCTGTTGGCATTGCCGGAGTAATTCCTATGATCTTTTCATTCTCTCTGGCTAGTTCTACTAAGGTAAGTCCAAAAACATCCTGGTATTTAAAAGGAAGTCCGTTAGAATTGCTTGGAAGTAACTCACCTGTATCTGCAATAAATTTCCCCGGAGCATGATATTTCACCTGATCTTCTTCAGCCTGCTTTAAACCTTTTCCTTTGGTAGTGATAACATGCAGGAATTTAGGACCTTGAATATTTTTTAATTCTTCAAATACCTGAAGCAAACTTTTAAGATCATGACCATCTACCGGCCCATAATATTTAAAATTTAAAGCTTCTATTATATTATCCTGTGCTGGTTTTTTACCCACGGTGGCTTTGGTGAGATATTGTTTTAGAGCTCCTACACTAGGATCTATGCCTATAGCATTATCATTAAGCACTACTAAAAGATTAGCATTGGTTACTCCGGCATGATTCAATCCTTCAAAAGCCATTCCACTAGCTATAGAAGCATCCCCAATAACAGCTATATGTTGTTTCTTAGTTTCACCTTTTAAATTAGAAGCCAGTGCCATTCCTAAGGCTGCAGATATAGAGGTGGAAGAATGTCCTACTCCAAAAGTGTCGTAGATACTTTCCTCTCTTTTTGGAAATCCGCTAAGACCACCAAGACTTCTATTGGTATGAAAGCTATCTCTTCTCCCTGTTAAGATCTTGTGCCCGTATGCTTGATGTCCAACATCCCAAACCAATAAATCATCTGGAGTATTAAAAACATAATGCAAGGCTATGGTAAGTTCAACAACGCCTAAACTAGCACCCAAATGTCCTTCTTTGGTAGCTACAATATTTATAATGAACTTTCTAAGCTCCATGGCCAAAGCTTCAAGTTTCTCTTGTGGAAGTGCTCTAAGATCTGAAGGAGCATTAATAGAATCTAAAATACTTTTTGCCATAAAGCAAAGGTACATTTTGAAATTGTATTTTTGAAGATGCAATTAATTTTTGACGATAGCTATTTCATGAAAAAAGCCTTAGAAGAGGCTGAAATTGCTTTTGAACGAGGGGAAATCCCCGTTGGTGTGGTAGTGGTAATAGATAATAAGATCATTGCCAGGGGGCATAATCTTACCGAAATGCTGAATGATATTACGGCTCATGCAGAGATGCAGGCCATTACCTCTGCTGCCAATTATCTAGGAGGAAAATATCTAAAAGGTTGCACCATGTATGCGTCTTTAGAGCCATGCCAAATGTGTGCAGGAGCATTATACTGGAGCCAAATCTCTAATCTGGTTTTCGCCGCTAGCGATCATGATAGAGGTTATAGAGCAATGGGAGCCAAACTACACCCCAAAACCAAAGTTAAGAACGGTATAATGGAAGATGAGGCTTCTACTCTCTTAAAGCGATTCTTTATACAGAGAAGAAACCTCAACTAAAATAAGGTTTTTATTAAGACGTATGTTTAACTTCTTCTGGAATATCCCACATATTTTCTAATTCCTCCAAAGATTTCCCTTTAGTTTCAGGAATGAACTTGTAAGTGAAGATAATTATCCCCAGAATAAATGCCGAGAAGATAAAATAAGGTAAAGATCCATTCCAATATGCATTATTGTTCACTTCGCTTTCGGCAACCATTGGGAATGCCTGAGTTACTACATAATTCGCCGCCCATTGCGCTGCAACTGCTATAGACATTGCTGCACTACGAATATTATTCGGGAACATTTCAGAAAGAATTACCCATACTACAGGCCCCATAGACATTGCGAAAGAAGCAATGAATAATAGCACTCCAATTAAGGATAAAATCCCAACAGACCCTGTCATTAAAGTTCCTCCAAGTAATAAGAACCCTGCTAACATCCCAAAAGAACCAATAAATATAAGCGGCTTTCTACCAAATTTATCTACTGTTGCCATAGCAACAAATGTGAACACCAAATTAATCGCAGCTAATAATACCTGCTGCTTTAAAACATCTTCCTTACCAAAACCTAATGCCTGTTCAAAAATATCTGCACCATAATATAGCACTGCATTTATTCCTGTAAATTGTTGAAGTACAGATAAAATAGTTCCTATTACTATTATAGAGAAAACTCCTTTAGCAAAAAGGCTAATTTTAACTTTACTCTTGTCTTTCTGTAAAGATCTTTCTATTTCACCAAATTCAATATTCGCTGCTTCTGCACCATGAATTCTCGTAAGTACGCTTACAGCATTCTCCTTTAAACCTTTCATTGCAAGCCAACGTGGACTTTTAGGAACGAAGAATAAAAGAACTAGGAATAACATGCTTGGTATAAGTTCAGACCAGAACATCCATCTCCAACCTGTTTGAATATTTTCTTCTACCGTAGCGTTTTGCCCTATCATATAGGTAACTAAGAATACTACAAAGAAACCAACTACAATGGCTAATTGATAATAACTCACTAAAGTACCTCTAATCTTTGCTGGTGCTATCTCTGCAATATAAGTTGGCGCATTCATTGATGCAATACCAATTCCTAATCCACCAATAATTCTAAAGACCACTAATAATGAAACAGACTGCGGCAAGAATTCTGGCAGTCCAGAACCCCAAGCAGATAATGAGAATAATATAGAGGAGATAATAAGAGAATATTTTCTTCCTATTCCCTTACTTAGAGGCCCTGCTACAATGGCTCCAACAAAACACCCTAATAAAGCACTTCCAACAACCCATCCTTTCATTCCGGCATCGAGATCGAAATACTGACTGAAAAAATATTGAGATCCGTTTATTACACCGGTATCATATCCAAAAAGTAATCCACCTAGAGCAGATACAATGGTTATTAGAATAAGGTAAGTTTTATTTTTCATGAAAGTTATTTTGAAGAAGGGATAAATCTACATTAATATGTTTAAAAACTTTTACAATTTGGTGACTTTGATATAGTCTACATAAAATTTAGCAGGAAAAATAGCATCATCCACCTCTGGACCTCCAAAATTTCCACCTACTGCCAAATTTATTAAAAAATAGAAAGGTTTACGAAAAGGATATTCCTTCTCATCATAATTTTCTGGCGTAAAAGTATAAACTAAGTTTCCATCTACAGAGAAACTAATGTGATCTTCTGTCCATTCTGTTCTATAAATATGATATCCTTCCTCTATATCTCTTAGAGTGGTTTTCTTTGAATTTATAGTTTCTCCATGGCTTGCAGGAGTATGCAACGAGGTATAAAGCGTATGAGGCTCTTTCCCTACATATTCCATAAGATCTATTTCTCCAGAAGCAGGCCATCCAACTTCAGAAATATCTGCCCCCAACATCCATAAAGCTGGCCAGATTCCCTGACCCGTGGCTACTTTAGCTCGAATTTCAATATTTCCATATTTAAATTCAACCTTATCTTTTGTATTGATCTTTCCGGAATAATACTTATCACCGTCTTTAACAGCGGTGATCACTAATTTTCCATTTTCCAATTCAACAAAATCTCTGCTATAGATCTGGCGTTCTGCATTACCCCAACCACAAAGATCCGGGCAACCATCTCCCTCTTCATAACTCCAATTATCCATATTTAACTGATCCTTATTAAAAGTATCTTTAAATATAACTTTAGAGCATGAAGTAAGCGTGTTAGCGGCAATAAGCAATATTGCAATGCTGGAAATTTTGAAATTTTTCATAGAGCTAATTAATTCAAACTAAAGGTGATTTTTTTCAAGTCTTTGGAATTTCCTCCTATCATTACATCAAAATCTCCTACTTCAGATTCCCATTTCTTGTTAGCAGTGTAATATTGTAGCATCTTTTCTGTAATAGTAAAAGAAACATTTTTAGTTTCCCCCGGTTGTAGAGAGATCATTTCAAACCCTTTTAACTCCTTAACAGGTCTAGTTGTTGTTCCCACAAGATCGTGAAGATAAAGTTGTACCACTTCCTTACCTGCTACTTTCCCTATATTAGTTACAGGAATAGTTACAGTAAGAGTCTCTTCGGCATTCATAGCCTCAGAAGATATTGCTATATCTCCATATTTAAAAGTGGTATAGCTTAACCCAAAACCAAATGGATATAAAGCATCTTTAGCAACATCTGTATAATGAGAATAAGTTACATGTTCGGCATTTGAAGGTCTCCCTGTATTCTTTTGATTGTAATACAACGGCTCCTGCCCTACAGATCTTGGAAAAGATACCGGCAATTTACCTGAAGGGTTATACGTTCCGAAAAGAACATCTGCAATAGCATTCCCACTTTCTGTCCCTAAGAACCAAGCCTCAACAATAGATGGAATATTCTCTGCAGACCACGTAATTTCTAATGGGCGACCATTTAGAAGTACTAAAGCGATATTTTTGTTTACCTTAAAAACCGCTTCCAGTAATTCTTGCTGAAGACCGGCCAATTTGATACTAGCCTGACTTCTACCTTCTCCACTTTGAAAAGCATCTTCACCTAGAACCATAACCACCATTTCAGACTTCTTAGCCATTTCTATAGCTTTGCTAAAACCAGATCGATCTGTTTTATTGATCTCTAAAGGCATTAAAAAACTGCGTTCACCAACACCCAATGTAGTTCCCTGGGCATAATTGATCTTAACGTTTTTACCCGCTGCACTTTTTATACCTTCTAATACTGATACTGCAGAATTGGCTTCTCCTTGAGCTCTCCAATTTCCAATAGGACTGTCCTTATCATCTGCTAAAGGCCCAATTACAGCAATAGATCTTACTGAAGATTTTATAGGAAGCAAAGAAGACTCATTTTTAAGAAGTACTATAGACTTTTTAGCGGCATCTCGAGCCACTGCCTCATGCTCTTTATAAGAAATATTCTTAGCCACTTTAGGGTCTGAATATCTATATGGATCTTCAAATAACCCCATCATAAATTTTACACGAAGCACTCTTTTTACAGCATCGTTTATATTGGCAATATCTACTTTACCTTCATTTACCAACGCTACAAGACTAGTTTCATAAGCTCCGCCTTCCATATCCATATCACTTCCGGCGTTAATAGCAATTTCTGCAGCTTGTTTTTTATCTTTTGCTACCCCGTGGTTTATCATCTCTGGAATAGAACCCCAATCTGAAACCATAAATCCGTCCCAGTTCCAAGCACCTTTTAAAATGTCTCTTTGTAGGGTTTTGTTTCCGGTAGAAGGAATTCCATCAATTTCATTAAAAGAATTCATAAAAGTTGCTACTCCGGCATCTGCAGCATCCTTAAATGGCGGTAAGACAACGTTGTGAAGTACGTTTTCTCCAATATTAACAGTGTTATAATCTCTACCTGCTTCTGCCAATCCGTAACCGGCAAAATGTTTTGCTGTAGCCGCAATGGTTAATTGATCAGCAAGATCATCTCCTTGATATCCCTTAACTTTTGCAATAGCAACCTGACCTGTTAGGTAGGTATCTTCTCCCGAGCTTTCCATAATTCTACCCCATCTTGCATCTCGGGATATATCAATCATAGGGGAAAAGGTCCAGTTTATTCCATTTGCTACAGATTCTATAGCAGAAATTCTTGCTGTTTTCTCCATGGCTTCAAGATCCCAACTCGCTGTTTCCCCAAGAGGCACAGGAAAAATGGTTTTATATCCATGAATCACATCATATCCAAATATCAATGGAATTTTCATTCTAGAATTTTCCATTATCATTTTTTGGGCTTCTCTGGTAGCATCTACAGATAGCACATTCAGCATAGATCCTACAAGACCTTTTTTAAGATTGCTCTCTTTTTGTTTACCATCAAGTTCTGAAGCGGGTCCGGTAAGATCCCAACTTCCGTTATATTGAACCAGCTGACCTACTTTTTCTTCTAAGGTCATCATTGCAAGAACAGAATCTACTTTGGTTTCTACATTCTTAACGGAACTTTGGATTTTAGAATTTTGAGCAAATAATGAAATTCCACCGCATAAAAGACATAGGGTAAGTAAGCTATAGTTTCTCATTTGTATAAAATAAAATCCCGGGGGAAACCTAAATTTCCCCGAGATTGTTGGCTTAAAAAAATTGTAATTACTTATAAATTCTAACGTAATCTATCTCCATAGAAGATTCTTGGAAAGCAGGATCTATTGCTCCTCCAAGGCTACCACCCATAGCTACATTTAGCAAAAGATAGAAATCGTCCTGAAATGGCGTAGAAGTATCATTATCAAATTCTAGATGCGGAACTCCGTCTAAAAGGAAAGTGATCTTATCTGCTGTCCACTCTACTTCATAGATATGAAATTCTGAAGTAGCATCATTAACTCCTGTAACATCTCCTACAATAGCATTACCTCCCGAATTACCAGGCAGGTGAAGTGCAGATGAAACTCTACCAGGGGTATTCCCAACATATTCCATTATATCCATTTCTCCAACTCCAGGCCATGATTGCTCTGGAAAGTCTGCGCCAAGCATCCAAATTGCAGGCCATGTTCCACCTCCAGAAGTAAGTTTTGCGCGTACAGAAACTCTACCATAAGTGAATTCTTGTTTATTATTTGTAGTGATTCTTGCTGAAGTAAAGTTAAATCCACTTGTAGATTCTCTTTTAGCAGTGATTATAAGATTACCATCTGCAACTTTTACATTTTCTTCAGAATCTGTATAATATTGAGCTTCTCCATTTCCCCAACCATTGTCACCATTTCCTATATCATAGTTCCAATTGTTAGTATCTAATGCATCTCCATCAAACTCATCAGACCAAGATAAATCCTGAAATTGAGATTCAAATTCTTCTTCTACAGGAGCATCACCAAGAGTAGTAGTAAATTTTAAATACCAAGCTAATCCAGGATCGTTACCCATAATAGCTCTCACATATAAGGTAGTTTCTGTAATAGATAAAATCTCGTAAGAACTTGCACCTATGTAATAACTCATAAATCCACCGTCTGCTATATTAATAACAGTACCACTAGTTTGATCTGCTGGAAGACCAGAAGTTGAAGGGGATAATGAAACATTTTTAGTTCCTGAACCATCAAATGCTAAACAAGCATCATCTCCGCCAGAACCACCAAAATCTGCAGCATAAGAAGCGTTAAAGAAAGTAGCTCCATTGTTATTATAATCGTAAACTAGATCCTCTCCATTTAAACTAAAAGTTAACTCATCTGTATAGAAACAAGAAGTGCTTTCTCCAGCTTTGTCAAATGGCGGTGCAGCGTAATAGATTGGTGATGCAAACCCATCTCCTGAAGATGGACCAACTCCTAAATGTCCAGGCTGTGATGCTGCCACATACCAGGTTTTAGAATCTCCACCAGATAATAATTGTGCCGTTTCAGGATCACTAAAGTCACTAAAAACAGTAACAGTTGTCATTTTATTTGAAGGAACTCCTCCGGCTCCTGTTGCTATAACTTGAACTGTATAATCATTAACACCGTTCTTATTGAAGCTATGTGAGGCTGTTCCGCTTGGAGAAACTAATGTAAACCCATCTCCAAACACGTATTTATACGTCATTGCATCGTCTGCAGAAGCGGTGAAATTAACTGTTCCACTACCATCACCATATGGCATATCTGCATATTGCCCTACAACCTCAAAATCTATTACTAGATTAGAAGGTACGGTAACTTTTCCTAATTTATAATCGTCATCCTGACAGCTTACCGTCAAACCGATCGCAAAAAGAAAAAATAATATATTCTTAAACTTTTTCATCTTTATATTTTTAGTTACTTCCAAAAGTGATGTTGTCAAAATAAACTACGTTATCTGCATCTCTATCTTGAAAATCAGGGAAGATAATTATTTGGGTGATCACTCCTGTAACACCAGCACCAATACTTCCTGAAAGATCAAAGGTTAGTTCTTCCCATTCATTTATCTTAGTATTTGGAACCAAGATCTCTAGTTGAGCTTCTCCATTTGCTTCAGAAAATTTAAGACCTACATTACTAATAGTAGTTTTGTAAACCATCACCTTTACGATCTTATTAGAAGCATCAAATTTAAAATCTCCTAGATCTGCATTTCTTTTAGACTCTACACCCGCATAAGGCTGGCCATCTTTCAAGGCGGTAAATTTAGCCACTTTTGAAGATGTATTAATTCCGGTCTTACTTGGATTATCTACGATCTCTAATGCAGGATTTCCTGCATTTTCAAATACGTTCCAAGTGAAATTTGCACCGTAACCACCAGCTTCAAAATTAATTGGGCTGTAAGGAGCTGTACCACTAGGAGTTTCTCCTCCGTTATCTGTTCCACCTCCTGTTGTAGTTCCAGATTTAGAAAAATATAGATTGTCTATAAAAAAGGTACCTCCAACTTCTGGCTGAACATCAAATTTAAATTGGAAAATATCGTTTAGGCTAAGGTTCTGATCTGTGAAGTCTTTTAAAGATATCTCTAAACTATTCCACTTATTTGGTGCTACATTTAAAGCAACTTTTTGTTCTCCAGAAGCTTTACTGATCAAGTAAAAATCTATAGAAGTATAATCTCCAGACCATACATCTATATGAACTTTATCAAAACCTGTTACATCTATTTCTTCACCAAGGTCTATCCCTTGGTAATTAACATCACTATATTTAATAGCAGCGTTTCCTCCCGGAGTTACCATTTCATATTGTGTAGACTGTCCCCAGTCTGGATAATAATTAACAGCTGAAGGATCTCCATAAGCGTCACTAAAAATAGATCTTACATTAGCAGATGCTGCAGAAGGTGTTGGAGCGGCTGTTGTTGGTTCTTTAGAAGTTTCACCTCCGTCTGTTCCACCATTTCCATTCAACTCAATATCATCTATATAAAAATCTCCAGCAGTTGTTCCTGCAAAGTCTAAGAAGATAGAGAAAGAGTCATATTTTCCTGTTGGAACAAAAGGTGCTCCGTTCTCACCATCTCCATTTACAAAACTCTTTCTAGCATTAGTTGCAAAGTCAAAAGTTAGCTCTTCCCAACCAGTTCCACCATGATTTACTTCCACTTCATTAGCTCTTTCTCCATTAACACCAGCCTCTAATTTAAATAATACAGGATAAGCGGTCATAGAATAAACTTTCATAGTAATAGTTTTACTTGCACTAGAAAAGTCCATAGCTTCATCAAGCTGCACTGTAAGAGCTTCGTATTGCTCTCCATTATTGGTTACTTTACCAACTTTAGTATCGCTATTATTAATTCCAGATTGATTTGGGTTGGTTACAACTTCAAAAGTAGTACCAGTAGTTGCAGCTGCATATGCTAAATCTCCATCAAAATTCAAAGGTAATTTCAAAGGATCTCCATTATCTACAGCAGCTTTCATAATATCATCTATGTAGAAAGTACCATCCATTGTTCCTCCACCATCAACAAATAATGTTAGGATAGAATATTGTCCTGTAGGAACAAATGCTTCACCTACACCTTGATTCCCATCTATATAACTTTTTGTAGCACTAGTTGCAAAATTGAATGTCATTACTTCCCATCCTGTTCCACCATGCGTTGCTACTACTTCATTTTGGCGCTCATCATTAACACCACCTTCAAACTTCATTAATACAGACACTTCTTTCTGAGACCAGAATTTTATTGTAATTGTCTTATTATCTCCACTAAAATCTACCGGTGTTCCCAATTCGAAAGATCCACCTTCATATGCTACACCACTGTTTGTAATAGCGCCAACTTTAGTTTCAGCTGTATTTGCTCCAGAAAGATCTGGATTAGTGACCACTTCAAACGATGCTCCATCAAATGTTACAAATTCATAGTTAACAGTTGCATCATCAAAAGTTATAGGGAATTTCATTGCATTAGAAGCACCAGTAATTGAGATTTCTTCTGTGTATTCTAAGGTAGCTGCTCCGGCACCTCTAGCAACAACTCTTACGGTATAATCTCCTACTTCTGCATAGATATGAGTTGCAGTTTCTCCATTCATAATAGTTGTAGGCTCTTCATCTTCCATATCTCCAAAGTAAACATCGTACACGGTAGCATTGGTTGCGGTAGGTGTAACCATCACTTCATAAGGATTGGTTCCTGAGATTGCAACATCTACATTTAGATTTTCTGGAGCATCCATAGAGATTGTCACCACTCTTACCAATTCACTTTTTAAACCGGTAAGACCAATAGCAACAATTCTTAAATTAAATTCTCCTTCTGCATACGTATGAGTTGCTGTTTCACCCGGATTAAGGATGGTAGGAGTTTCGTCAGTTTCATCTCCAAAATAAACCTCAAATTGCGTAGCACCGTTTGCCGTTGGCATAACAGTTACTAAACCTTTTTCGTCTTGAGAGATATCAAATTTCGCATTTACGTCTGTAGGTGCAG is from Gillisia sp. Hel1_33_143 and encodes:
- a CDS encoding DUF3078 domain-containing protein; translated protein: MTKTFKKLMPLRLPTLGLILLLTFFISINSAFARKFPKLKLDTVSVDTTTVDTTAIIDQDVVLLWSQKNAVGVNLNEVAFVNWNAGGNNSISALFHGNFERKYKKQYTLWKSNIALRYGINAQEGRETRKTDDQLIVNSTFGYRRDSTSNWRYSAKFNFNTQFSNGYQYPDTEKPISKFMAPGYMFLGIGSEYTDPKEDLTLYISPVTQKSTFVLDQRLSNEGMFGVRPAIRDEEGNIIEEGENVRTEFGFLFTSGFTKEVFENINVENQLSLYSDYLNKFGNVDVDWQLNINLTVNDFVKASIGSHLKYDDDVKSKKDSDGDGVLEAKGPKIQFKQMLGVGVLYEF
- a CDS encoding 1-deoxy-D-xylulose-5-phosphate synthase, with translation MAKSILDSINAPSDLRALPQEKLEALAMELRKFIINIVATKEGHLGASLGVVELTIALHYVFNTPDDLLVWDVGHQAYGHKILTGRRDSFHTNRSLGGLSGFPKREESIYDTFGVGHSSTSISAALGMALASNLKGETKKQHIAVIGDASIASGMAFEGLNHAGVTNANLLVVLNDNAIGIDPSVGALKQYLTKATVGKKPAQDNIIEALNFKYYGPVDGHDLKSLLQVFEELKNIQGPKFLHVITTKGKGLKQAEEDQVKYHAPGKFIADTGELLPSNSNGLPFKYQDVFGLTLVELARENEKIIGITPAMPTGSSLKYMMDAFPDRAFDVGIAEQHAVTLAAGMATQGFVVFCNIYSTFLQRAYDQVIHDVALQNLPVIFCLDRAGLVGEDGATHHGVFDIAFLRCIPDLVIAAPSDELELRNLLYTAQLGLEGPLVIRYPRGRGNYVNWKRDFVKIPFGKGVRIRTGSDVAVVSIGSVKENVRIAIEAISDANRVAHYDARFIKPLDEDLFLEIFNNFEHIVTVEDGVLAGGFGSAVLELASRFNYKGKITRLGVPDEFVEQGSLDELQEIVKIDVESIIAAITHHLDL
- a CDS encoding nucleoside deaminase — protein: MQLIFDDSYFMKKALEEAEIAFERGEIPVGVVVVIDNKIIARGHNLTEMLNDITAHAEMQAITSAANYLGGKYLKGCTMYASLEPCQMCAGALYWSQISNLVFAASDHDRGYRAMGAKLHPKTKVKNGIMEDEASTLLKRFFIQRRNLN
- a CDS encoding sugar porter family MFS transporter; amino-acid sequence: MKNKTYLILITIVSALGGLLFGYDTGVINGSQYFFSQYFDLDAGMKGWVVGSALLGCFVGAIVAGPLSKGIGRKYSLIISSILFSLSAWGSGLPEFLPQSVSLLVVFRIIGGLGIGIASMNAPTYIAEIAPAKIRGTLVSYYQLAIVVGFFVVFLVTYMIGQNATVEENIQTGWRWMFWSELIPSMLFLVLLFFVPKSPRWLAMKGLKENAVSVLTRIHGAEAANIEFGEIERSLQKDKSKVKISLFAKGVFSIIVIGTILSVLQQFTGINAVLYYGADIFEQALGFGKEDVLKQQVLLAAINLVFTFVAMATVDKFGRKPLIFIGSFGMLAGFLLLGGTLMTGSVGILSLIGVLLFIASFAMSMGPVVWVILSEMFPNNIRSAAMSIAVAAQWAANYVVTQAFPMVAESEVNNNAYWNGSLPYFIFSAFILGIIIFTYKFIPETKGKSLEELENMWDIPEEVKHTS
- a CDS encoding family 16 glycosylhydrolase, with the protein product MKNFKISSIAILLIAANTLTSCSKVIFKDTFNKDQLNMDNWSYEEGDGCPDLCGWGNAERQIYSRDFVELENGKLVITAVKDGDKYYSGKINTKDKVEFKYGNIEIRAKVATGQGIWPALWMLGADISEVGWPASGEIDLMEYVGKEPHTLYTSLHTPASHGETINSKKTTLRDIEEGYHIYRTEWTEDHISFSVDGNLVYTFTPENYDEKEYPFRKPFYFLINLAVGGNFGGPEVDDAIFPAKFYVDYIKVTKL
- the bglX gene encoding beta-glucosidase BglX, with translation MRNYSLLTLCLLCGGISLFAQNSKIQSSVKNVETKVDSVLAMMTLEEKVGQLVQYNGSWDLTGPASELDGKQKESNLKKGLVGSMLNVLSVDATREAQKMIMENSRMKIPLIFGYDVIHGYKTIFPVPLGETASWDLEAMEKTARISAIESVANGINWTFSPMIDISRDARWGRIMESSGEDTYLTGQVAIAKVKGYQGDDLADQLTIAATAKHFAGYGLAEAGRDYNTVNIGENVLHNVVLPPFKDAADAGVATFMNSFNEIDGIPSTGNKTLQRDILKGAWNWDGFMVSDWGSIPEMINHGVAKDKKQAAEIAINAGSDMDMEGGAYETSLVALVNEGKVDIANINDAVKRVLRVKFMMGLFEDPYRYSDPKVAKNISYKEHEAVARDAAKKSIVLLKNESSLLPIKSSVRSIAVIGPLADDKDSPIGNWRAQGEANSAVSVLEGIKSAAGKNVKINYAQGTTLGVGERSFLMPLEINKTDRSGFSKAIEMAKKSEMVVMVLGEDAFQSGEGRSQASIKLAGLQQELLEAVFKVNKNIALVLLNGRPLEITWSAENIPSIVEAWFLGTESGNAIADVLFGTYNPSGKLPVSFPRSVGQEPLYYNQKNTGRPSNAEHVTYSHYTDVAKDALYPFGFGLSYTTFKYGDIAISSEAMNAEETLTVTIPVTNIGKVAGKEVVQLYLHDLVGTTTRPVKELKGFEMISLQPGETKNVSFTITEKMLQYYTANKKWESEVGDFDVMIGGNSKDLKKITFSLN
- a CDS encoding family 16 glycosylhydrolase, with the protein product MKKFKNILFFLFAIGLTVSCQDDDYKLGKVTVPSNLVIDFEVVGQYADMPYGDGSGTVNFTASADDAMTYKYVFGDGFTLVSPSGTASHSFNKNGVNDYTVQVIATGAGGVPSNKMTTVTVFSDFSDPETAQLLSGGDSKTWYVAASQPGHLGVGPSSGDGFASPIYYAAPPFDKAGESTSCFYTDELTFSLNGEDLVYDYNNNGATFFNASYAADFGGSGGDDACLAFDGSGTKNVSLSPSTSGLPADQTSGTVINIADGGFMSYYIGASSYEILSITETTLYVRAIMGNDPGLAWYLKFTTTLGDAPVEEEFESQFQDLSWSDEFDGDALDTNNWNYDIGNGDNGWGNGEAQYYTDSEENVKVADGNLIITAKRESTSGFNFTSARITTNNKQEFTYGRVSVRAKLTSGGGTWPAIWMLGADFPEQSWPGVGEMDIMEYVGNTPGRVSSALHLPGNSGGNAIVGDVTGVNDATSEFHIYEVEWTADKITFLLDGVPHLEFDNDTSTPFQDDFYLLLNVAMGGSLGGAIDPAFQESSMEIDYVRIYK